From Antennarius striatus isolate MH-2024 chromosome 9, ASM4005453v1, whole genome shotgun sequence, one genomic window encodes:
- the stx17 gene encoding syntaxin-17, whose protein sequence is MAEEGNKLTLRRLEAPIHKFIKVALPTDLERLQKHHNNIQKYQHFQQWDRLHQEQINASRTVQQLRANIREMEKLCSRVRAEDAAALEAIVKPVRDRASAAAKDFLLLHSNPASQPPPPPAAKLSSSMSSSYLPDDHVGEEPMSGWQSSLYLPEIPVDESAAESWDNLEEDLKELSGLVTEFSLCVHSQQEKIDSIEDNVNTAAANVEEGTKSLGKALGYKLTVLPIAGALLGGVLGGPIGLLAGFKAAGVAAALGGGALGFAGGNLVLKQRKSRLDLQMKQLTAPQPTESSAEAETNKIK, encoded by the exons ATGGCAGAGGAAGGCAACAAGCTGACTCTGAGGCGCCTGGAAGCACCGATCCACAAATTCATTAAAGTGGCACTACCCACAGACCTGGAGAGGCTGCAAAAACACCACAATAACATACAGAAG tACCAGCATTTCCAGCAATGGGACCGTCTTCATCAAGAGCAAATCAATGCAAGTAGAACTGTTCAG CAGCTGAGAGCTAAcatcagagagatggagaagctgTGTAGTCGGGTTCGTGCTGAAGATGCCGCTGCTCTGGAAGCAATTGTCAAGCCAGTCAGAGACAGGGCGTCGGCCGCAGCCAAAGACTTCCTGCTTCTGCACTCTAATCCAGCATCtcagccgccaccacctccTGCCGCAAAGCTATCCAGCTCTATGTCCAGTAGTTACCTCCCTGATGACCATGTGGGTGAGGAGCCAATGTCTGGATGGCAATCTTCACTCTACCTTCCAGAAATCCCTGTAGATGAAAGTGCTGCTGAGTCCTGGGACAACCtggaagag GACCTGAAGGAGCTGAGTGGTTTGGTGACAGAattctctctgtgtgttcat TCCCAGCAGGAGAAGATTGACAGCATAGAGGACAACGTCAACACAGCCGCTGCCAACGTGGAGGAGGGGACCAAGAGCCtggggaag GCTCTAGGCTACAAGTTGACGGTTTTGCCAATTGCTGGGGCGCTGCTGGGCGGTGTATTAGGAGGTCCGATCGGACTGCTGGCTGGCTTCAAAGCTGCTGGGGTAGCTGCTGCTCTTGGAGGGGGGGCCCTGGGGTTTGCAGGAGGGAACCTAGTCCTGAAACAACGCAAATCTCGGTTGGATCTCCAAATGAAACAACTGACAGCACCTCAGCCTACAGAATCATCAGCAGAAGCAGAAACCAACAAGATCAAATGA
- the erp44 gene encoding endoplasmic reticulum resident protein 44 translates to MRLLRIYPSLDICVATVILLVMGLSSPGAAEIISLDSGNIDDVLNNAGVALVNFYADWCRFSQMLHPIFEEASNIVREEFPDTKQVVFARVDCDKHSDIAQRYRITKYPTLKLFRNGMMMKREYRGQRSVTAIADFIRQQQVDPVKEIKSLEEVNTVDRSKRNIIGYFEAKDSDNYRTFEKVANILRDDCTFLAAFGEVSDTERISGDNVIYKPVGESVPDMVYLGSLTNFDLTYAWTQDKCVPLVREITFENGEELTEEGIPFLILFHVKEDTNSLEKFQQEVARQLISEKGSINFLHADCEKFRHPLLHIQKTPLDCPVIAIDSFRHMYVFPSFKDISIPGKLRQFVLDLHSGRLHREFHHGPDPTDSTPGREETGGEVASSPPESSFQKLAPSETRYTILRRDRDEL, encoded by the exons ATGAGACTGCTTAGAATATATCCCTCTCTTGATATCTGCGTCGCCACAGTTATATTGCTG GTGATGGGCCTCTCTAGTCCTGGAGCAGCAGAAATCATAAGCCTGGACTCGGGCAATATTGACGACGTCTTAA ATAATGCGGGAGTGGCATTAGTAAATTTTTATGCTGACTG GTGCAGGTTCAGTCAGATGCTCCATCCAATTTTTGAGGAGGCGTCTAATATCGTGAGGGAGGAGTTCCCTGATACAAAGCAGGTGGTCTTTGCTCGTGTCGACTGTGACAAGCATT CGGACATAGCCCAGCGGTACCGCATCACAAAATATCCAACATTGAAGTTGTTCCGCAatgggatgatgatgaagagggagtacaggggtcagaggtcagttaCAGCCATTGCCGACTTCATCCGCCAACAGCAGGTCGACCCCGTGAAAGAGATAAAGTCTTTGGAAGAGGTCAATACTGTGGAT AGGAGCAAGAGAAACATTATAGGTTACTTTGAAGCCAAAGACTCTGATAACTACCGCACATTTGAAAAAGTTGCCAACATCCTTCGAGATGATTGCACATTCTTGGCAGCCTTTGG TGAGGTGTCTGACACTGAGCGCATCAGTGGAGATAATGTTATTTACAAGCCTGTGGGGGAGAGTGTCCCTGACATGGTCTACCTCGGTTCTCTCACCAACTTTGACCTGACCTACGCTTGGACCCAGGACAAGTGTGTGCCTCTTGTCAGGGAGATCACCTTTGAAAATGGAGAG GAGCTGACTGAAGAAGGAATTCCTTTCCTCATCTTGTTCCATGTTAAAGAAGACACAAACAGCTTAGAAAAATTCCAACAAGAAGTAGCTCGCCAGCTCATTAGCGAGAAAg GTTCCATAAACTTCCTGCATGCGGATTGTGAGAAGTTCCGCCATCCTCTGCTCCATATTCAGAAAACTCCTTTAGATTGTCCTGTTATTGCTATAGATTCATTCAGACACATGTACGTCTTTCCCTCCTTCAAAGACATCAG TATCCCTGGCAAGCTGAGGCAGTTTGTCCTGGACCTTCATTCCGGAAGGCTACACAGAGAGTTTCACCATGGTCCTGACCCCACAGACAGTACACCTGGACGG GAGGAGACTGGAGGAGAGGTCGCCAGCAGCCCTCCGGAGAGCTCATTCCAGAAGCTGGCGCCCAGTGAGACTCGCTACACCATCCTCAGACGGGACCGTGATGAGCTGTGA